One Hypomesus transpacificus isolate Combined female chromosome 21, fHypTra1, whole genome shotgun sequence genomic window, AACATAGAGCACTGAATCCGACTTGGTTACCGTCCTCAGCTGGTAGCTGCTCTGATCCCCTCCCCAGGTGATGTCATTATTGTGCGCCACTGTGAGGATGGTATCCGGGGACGACGCGTCGGCATGCCGATGGCTCCAGGTGACGGTGACGGGGAGACGGGGTCCTTTGACCAGACACTGCAGCTCCGCACTGCCCCCTTCTGCCACTGAACTGTCTCTGCTGTAGAGCTTCACTTTCAACAAGGCCTCTGGGAGGGAAACGGAGGAGGAGTTAGTGATGGTGGATAGACGGTGGTGACATGAGAACCACACCCTCAACACATTTCATGACTCCGTCTGTTTTGTATTTCCAATCTTCCACACTTGTCTTACCTATGGGAGTGACCGACACAGTGCACTGTTGGGATTGGCTGTGGGTTTTCTTGGCGTTGCCGTTGTTTTCGGTGGTCCACTCTGACACTGTGCACTGGTAGTTGCCCGCGTCGCCCGGCGTGACGTCGCTCAGCTGGAGAGTGAAGTCAGACGGTGTTGGACGCAAAGCGCTGACGCCACGCTGCCCAAACTCGACCCCTGTCTCCATCACCCCGTCTTGGCTCAGGGTTATGACATCAGTGAAGCGGTTGGTTGTCGCTGACCTGTGTTGCCAGGAGACTGACAGACGACCTTTGAACCCAGTCACTCTGCAGGTGAGCTGTAGCCTGTCACCTTCTTTGATACTTCCGTCAttggtctccatggcaacagacaATCCACTTTCTGTCAACACAGGAAGGAAAGCGTTGAGTGTTTCTTCATTatgggctttgtgtgtgtgtgtgtgtgtgtgtctgtgtgtgtgtgtgtgtgtgtgtgcgtgtgcgtgtgtgtgtgtgtgtgcgtgtgcgtgtgcgtgtgtgtattatgtGCATGCGAGCATGTGCTAGAAAGTTggtaggtgtgtgtttttgtgagggAAAGAACATCAATATGCAAGACCGACACTGATAGAACACAGTTCAATCGAGGCATTCAACACTAAATGCTCAAATTCTACACACTCACGTGTTGCTGAGATGCTGATTGGCTGTACGCCGGAATCCTGACTGGCACCCTTGGTGAAGACGCCACTCCCATCTCCTTCCTCCGCCCACACCCTACACAGGTAACCGCCCTGGTCCTGGGCTCTGACTGGCCGCAAGGTGAGCAGGTGTTCTCTCTCGCCAGTCCGTGTGGCCCTCAGCTCACCACCACTCTGCCGCCCACTGTATTCTGGCCCGAACGTCAGCACCCCGGTGGGGCCGATGCCGGCCAGCTCCACCCCGTCTCTGAACCAGGACAGGGAGAAGAAGTGGGCCGCCTGGCCCTGAACCTCCACCCTGCAGACCACCGccagctcctccccttcctgcagCTCAGCCTGCGGTGTAGAAACATGCACCGCCACGGAGCCCTGGGTTGAGGTCACCTCtgagaaacaggaaatgaatcATCAATTGTCTTATAGGACTGTATGTAATAGAAGGTGAAACCAAACCCCAAAAAAGGCTTGAAGCACAGCCGGAGACAATCTCAGAAATCTAGAGCAGGCAAGTAGACACTCATGCGTGGAAATTCTAAGTCGACGAGTTTACACGTCAACGTTTCTCACCTTTAGCTTTGACTTCCAGGGCGGTCTTCTCGGCGTCCTTCTGTGTGATAGCATACCAGCTGCGGTCTGGTTCCTGGATCCACTCTTGGGCCTGGCAGTAGATGCTTCCTGTGTCAGACACCTGCAGCTGTGCCATCCTCAGCGTATAGGTGGCCTCCCCGACCTTCTCCAGACCAATCAGACCAGCCTGATAGCGCCCCTCAAACCGCACCCCTGGACTCACCATCAAATCCCGGTTCAGGGAGATGATGGGAGTGGGTGAGGTCTCTCCATGTCCTTGGAAGtaccaggtgagggagaggtgggtgtgctgGACCGTGTTGGAGGAGGCGAGGCATTGCAGGGTGAGGGTGACGCCCTCGGAGACAGTCATGGGGGCAGGGTTCATGGAGGAGATAGTTAAGGTGTCCTTGATCACTGTGGAAGGAGAATACGAGACCTGGATGTCAAAACGGAATCCCTGTCGTACTGGTAGTAATACAGATATGGATATGGTCTATCGCCTACTGATAGTGAACACGTTTCTGTGATAATTCAAGTCAGGTGATACAATCAGGTGATACAGTCAGGTGATACAGTCAGGTGATACAGTCAGGTGATACAGTCAGGTGATACAGTCAGGTGATACAGTAAGGTGATACAGTCAGGTGATACAGGCAGGTGATACAGTCAGGTGATACAGGCAGGTGATACAGGCAGGTGATACAGGCAGGTGATACAGTCAGGTGATACAGTCAGGTGATGCAGTCAAGTGATACAGTCAGGTGATACAGTCAGGTGATACAATCAGGTGATACAGTCAAGTGATACAGTCAGGTGATACAGTCAAGTGATACAGTCAGGTGATACAGTCAGGTGATACAGTCAGGTGATACAGGCAGAGCAGGGAAAAGAGGCTGACAATCATTGTGCCCCGAAGACGAACGATAAGACCAGATAAGTTGCATCCATCCTTACCCTTCACAGTGATCTTTGCAGAGTACGTGCCAAGGTAGTCTTCATCCACCGGGTTGGGGGAGTGACACTCGTACACGCCGTCGTCTGAATCCTGCAGCTTTGTGATGTGGAACAGGGCCGAGGTGGCGGACAGGCGCTCCAGAGTTATGTCCTTCTTACTCACACGCTGCGAGAACATGGCGTATGCGAAGCCTGGATCTTTTGTACTGATGATTCTGATTTCCTGGTTAGGCTTATTGGGCTTGAAGAATAAGTACTCGAAGTGTGCGTCTTGGGCAAAGCCAGTCGCGTTACAGGAGATGGAAAGGGGGTGGTCGATCACACGGTAGATAGGACCAGGTTGCACCTGGACAAGCACCTCTGCCTGGCCTGGATGGAAGGCGGAGATGTTGGGAGAAGAAGGGTTTTATTAAGAGAAGATGAAAGAAGATTTACTGTGGAGATCTAATTCTAGAATGTTAATTGTATAATGTGAGTCATAGCCATTCCTGCATATATTTTAATCCTCTTTTATGGTCTCAAAGATTGTGCAGTTTTCTCCCCTCTGATATCAGGTCATGAATGCCCCACTTGCATTAACTCCTTAATATTATTGGTGTAGGTGAAGGAAATAGATTTCCTGGGACCAGGACCTGAAGAGAGCGGAAAGTCTACACACAGTCTACTGCATAAAGAGTTATTTACATTAAGGGAGAAGTAACTGACAACTGTTTTTTTTAAGTTAGCCCTTTCTATAATTATGAACAGATAACCTTGTCTTACAACTCTGAAAACAGACgtgaaaacacatttacataataCTTTAGTACTTTACGGTACTCTTTCAATACTAG contains:
- the LOC124483283 gene encoding immunoglobulin superfamily member 3-like; its protein translation is MSGNHTPNFLCELLLTQSVCIEMTSRRIHGQTRSVRAVSKVSFIDQGQMDGTRCFQVQMWTSALLLVLSQLVKRGQAEVLVQVQPGPIYRVIDHPLSISCNATGFAQDAHFEYLFFKPNKPNQEIRIISTKDPGFAYAMFSQRVSKKDITLERLSATSALFHITKLQDSDDGVYECHSPNPVDEDYLGTYSAKITVKVIKDTLTISSMNPAPMTVSEGVTLTLQCLASSNTVQHTHLSLTWYFQGHGETSPTPIISLNRDLMVSPGVRFEGRYQAGLIGLEKVGEATYTLRMAQLQVSDTGSIYCQAQEWIQEPDRSWYAITQKDAEKTALEVKAKEVTSTQGSVAVHVSTPQAELQEGEELAVVCRVEVQGQAAHFFSLSWFRDGVELAGIGPTGVLTFGPEYSGRQSGGELRATRTGEREHLLTLRPVRAQDQGGYLCRVWAEEGDGSGVFTKGASQDSGVQPISISATQSGLSVAMETNDGSIKEGDRLQLTCRVTGFKGRLSVSWQHRSATTNRFTDVITLSQDGVMETGVEFGQRGVSALRPTPSDFTLQLSDVTPGDAGNYQCTVSEWTTENNGNAKKTHSQSQQCTVSVTPIEALLKVKLYSRDSSVAEGGSAELQCLVKGPRLPVTVTWSHRHADASSPDTILTVAHNNDITWGGDQSSYQLRTVTKSDSVLYVLRIEAASQREAGQYQCLISAFLQNTHRKQLISNFLGFRVQPPVSKLSLAVSPANQEHLVNTDVQMTCSALGVTSESSRLAVTWFVEATAGTNRTLLSSDRDGVVTLGTSEGMGSRQPISMQRGKMSFELTIRQARIGDSGRYRCVVTEWLQDAHNQWYALAPPSSAVSELLVKEKVSDFEVDQTDLQLQVREGQDVEMNCTLTSGASDPVHLYALTWFHTGALPSAARVPLVVLERGGALRYPGNHQRTRALHFSRPSESSFLLGWRRAAEEDSGAYACLVEQYQLNTEGGWEIRASDTSGSTNLTVRRPESNLQVLKQDCHLNLTMKPPAFDISCNITSRTSQTSELQVTWFSRRATGGEGDATLPIFRAHRDFTLHDLKRPGHRLSFGRPSPSLYALAVTMATPSDSRVYHCEVEEWLQSPSLTWRRVAQDRSGDLTVSVHAEGAVQSISGLECLSGTILGVLLPVVCLLALVVVVLVWRLKGQPQSRNKKQANSLWAEEYPLKTQPIDLDSLPGPLDLD